The following nucleotide sequence is from Aedes aegypti strain LVP_AGWG chromosome 3, AaegL5.0 Primary Assembly, whole genome shotgun sequence.
TAAGGATTGCCCAGCTGTCTACATAGGCCAAACCCGCCGAAAAGTTAAAATTAGATTAAAGGAACACAAAAATGCAGTATCGGCGAATAAAATTAGTGAATCGAGTGTAGCAGCCCATGCGATAACTTCCAATCATGCAATAGATTGGGAAAGTGCGAAGCTTATAAAAAACGTAAGAAAAACTTCGCACTTGAACGCATGGGAGTCTATGTTCATCAGCAACGACGAAGGACCCCTGATGAATGAAGACGATCCTCCCATATCGTCGTGTCTGTTCAATTTGATAGATACGACGATCCAGTAACATTTCTCTTCGGACGCGTACGAACAACGTACGAGAAGCAGtcagtcggacattgtcccgtagatgggctacatcgtgcccgaaaccggtcgacagaaaggtattttttttttttaaactttcttgACGTttgtaagaactataagtgttatgtcttgtctcgcgtcgcgtatcgtgaatgtcgtgttgttcttacgttagcacaaatcacacaaaaattttTAGTAATATGGGCAACTTTTTGTATTGTAGATTGAAGCtgccccaggcatttgtaggttataaaaccataaattttttaaacatttttcaaaaatacaaaaatccgaaaatcatTAAAACTTTCCTTACATGCGTGTTAGAGTCCAAGGTTTAAGCTTAaagtaaaatcattttgattgttAACCTACAATAAAATACATTacattccaaagtgtaccccgtcgaAATTCGGGGTTGAGTATCAGAGGGTTAAGGATCCAGAGTCCAAGAGTTCTGTCAACATTTCCTGCATTATTTATCCAAGCATTTCTCCAGAAGCTACTCTCCAGAAATGACGGAAGGGGCTGCTCTTAGAATTCTTTcaatatttctctagaaaatataaacttcctggagaaacttgacGGAGCCTTTGCCGAGATATGGAGAAATGGCTGAAAAATATTtctattcaaaaaaatcttggagttGGAGAAATTGATTGTTATATTTTCTGAATAATCGATCTTCTTGAAGTGCCCCCTGGAATTATCTTTAAACAAGTCttcaagataaaaaaaataacttgatgaTGATTGAATTATGGAATTGCCAAAAACACCTAAACATTTTAGTGTAATTTCTGTTATAAGCCCTAGTGCATTATTTCTTGGAAAAGTGTTTGAATAAAGGGATTTTAAATATTATGcttcttaagaaaaaaaaatttacataattGACTAGGGAACAACTCTGAAAAAATGCATGAAAGAATAACCCTTAACTAATTACTGGAACTCTAGTAAGAATAACATATACATACatgaattcctaagaaaattcttcAACATATTTATAAGAAATCGCtaaaattcattaagaaattgaGGGGTTAAAACGCAAAAACGATGTAAGAGTCACTTTCGGCAGTTTTGAGTGAAGTGCACACAAAAATTCAACTGTTTTCAAGCtgcccaatggtatttttaggcGATATTTCTGTCCGTAAGAAAAAACAACATAATTACAATTTGTattcaatgaaaaattgctgaaaaaacttcaaagtcgattttgttaaaactaggtttttgtcgCATACACCAATGCACCACTGTCTGCATTAATACCCTAAGAAATATTTAATGCATGCATGAAATCTGGGAGAAATCCATTAATAGTTATGGAAGTAAATCTAAgtgaaatcttttgaagaagtTATAAAGTATTTCCGAAAAGAATTCTTAATgacattcttggaagaattgtaCAAGCATACAGTTGCAGCTTGACATTTTTTATTAAGTAAATATTAacgattttttctaagaaactTCTCCATTGTTTCACAATAATTCCATGACAATGTTGTTGTAAGTAAAGttcaaaaagagaaaacaaaagaTTACACGTTCTGTAATAATCAACTTTGAACATTTTTAACTTCAAGGTTCACAAAGTCCCTGGTAGGACAGCTATGGGCATTTTTAACCCATCGTGGAGGACTTATCGAAGAATAGTCAACTCACTCTTACTCGATGTTCTGTAACTCAATAGAAACATAGTGAAAGATTGTTTTCatagctacctcgatggtcccttgaaatgCATTTGCACTGATAACACAATAGCAAGTTATATAGTTGAccataatttcataaaaaaagtgtTGTGGTAATTATCCGAGGATTAGATTATTTAACAAAGATAAAACCCTTCAGAAATAGAGGAGTTTCGGGATATATTTATATaataccatattgaaaaaaaaactgaggaatctttagaagattttttaaGCATTAGACGATGtctcctttgaaggaagcaccacactagacaacggactagcatgcaacgcccagtagcACAGGCGAAAtagttcctgacgaaaagttttccggactgaaacGGGAATGGAACCCACACTCTTTGACTCGATGTGGTTAAATGCTTAGTAactctaaccgcacggccacgtaGCCCACGTTTAATAAAGTTTCTTATGGATGTAGAAAACTGACACTATAAGAAATAtatcctggaaaaaatattcccCAGATGCCCAGTAATAATTATTCTGACTTGTTAGCGTTGATTGCGCTACATGACAAATTACGATAACACCATACACTgtgttgttcaaaataattgcTTAATTAATTAAACGTTAATTGATCTTATCTCTTCATGTACGAGCGATATTATTATAACATAGTTAGGGCAATATGAAGAAAAACGAATCTAGCCACAAAATATGATCAGTTGCCGACAGATAGACGCACAAAATGGTCCAAAAACCCATCGTTCTTCGACGTTTGTCTGCCCATTTGcaaaaattcattgtaaatttatttgaaacgaCATCAGCGCACGGTTTACGGCACTTGGTCCACTACGGAGTGCACACCATCGAAAGACTCGTGTGGATCAGCTGCATTTCGATTGGTATTTTTGGGGTGGTAGCGCTTGCCCAGCGCATTTGGAACCGCTACCAAACTTCGCCGGTTGTCATCTCAATGGATCGAAACATGTACTTCTGGAACACGAGCTTCCCCAGCCTAACGGTTTGCTCGCACCGCCGAATCGACGAACGTAAGGTTGAACAGTACATTGAAGACCACCCGGACAAGTTTTCAGGTGATGGAGATCCCGAAGATTTCAAAGAGTTTATCATTAAACTGGCCAATGCGTCTTACGACACATTTCTGGATCTACCGATGCACAACAGTTACGGAATACCCAGTTCCGATTACCTGGACCTCATATACAATCTTTCATGGCCATTCCAACCGCTCATTAGCACCGGTACTACTCTCCATTTGGAACTTCAGCCCACCATTACTGAGCTAGGACTGTGTTTGTCGGTCAACTCCAAGGTAGCCGAATACAGCTCCTATCACTATTGGAAGAACTACAGATGGGACATCATTCCAAGTAAACCGACCGTGGTAGTACACCCTCTGGACGGGGAGGTTTACGGGCAACTAATTAAACTAGAAAATTCCTATGAGGTGTATTTCCACGGTTACATGGAAGTTCCTGAAGTGTCCAAGCGAAGATACTCATTCCTGGAGGCATTCTACACCACTGTGGAGCTTCTCGCTTTGGAGATCAAGACGTCACCGCAAGCAATTGAGTATGAACACTTGacttttttctataaatttctgGTCATCGAAATGATTACAGATTGTCAGTTTCGCAAAGAAAGTGTCGTTTCACTCACGAAGCTGAGGTTCTGCAGTTTAGTCCTGTTTACAGCTACAATCTGTGTCGGATGGAGTGTCGTATGAGACTAGCGGTGAAGTATTGCGGCTGTGTTCCGTACTTCTATCGACATGTTGGTAAGTACAGGGTGCGCCGGTTGAAACAACGTACCAAAATAGTGAcgctttatattgaaaatagtACTACAATTGTGCTAACTAAATGTTCATATCCATGAAAATATCATGGTCTACAGGAACCATCTGGGGGCATTAATAATCAGAAATGACACACTTCAACAATAACAAATCTATTCGAGATGCATGAAAGGCCTTTCCATGACCAAATAGTGACTGTTTGGGCCGGCGTTCACGCCAAAACATTCATTGCGCCATACTTTTTAAAACAGTACGGATCAGTCGACGGATCTTCGGATTCTGACTCATTATGTCTGTCTCACTGCAAATCAAACTGTTTagtttttgcaaagaaaaatcccTAGATGTCTGATGTCAAAAAGAAGGgctatttgatttgaatttaaaattctGATTTGACTTCTCTTGACAATTTGTTTTATCTTTTTCAAAAGCAAAGTATATGCCTGCGATTCTCGGACCATTGACGAGTCACATACAAACAATCTTGCCGAAATTATAGCAAAATCTCCTGGCAAGCTAtaaaaagtaatgaaaaatgCACCAAAAAGAGATCATTCTGCTCGTATTCAATAAAGGCAGCAACTTGATTGacgttgttttcatttaatagttcaaataaattgtaaagGGTCATACTAATCAAGAATACCCTACATATTgaaattaatatgaaaaaaaaatgtaatttgttgTACATAACGACAACACAATCACAAACAAACAGACGATATAAATCGCGATCAAATTCATAGTCGAGAGAACATGTACGCCTATGCTTAAGCTATTAGCACACTATGGCAAATATTTGGTTAGGATTGATACAGATTGAAACAAATGTTTGACAACGCAAAGATTTTGTCAGTGTTGAAACCGATGTTGGTCTGTGGGCTCATGCCtagccaaatatttgcacatttgGCAAAGCGTGTTCTAATAGCTTAAAATCGGTATGTTTGGCCTATGGGCCAACAGATCGCGAATCAAAACGATGCGACCGCTGCGggtggattgaccacctacaatatatttgaatcgaccgttaaaaaggcgATCGATGGACAATTATGAGAGTGTGACTTCTATTTGTCTGTGGCTTAATTTTCTAGTGACACAATtgacttagaacaaatctcgaccaaaatcatagtcacgaggacatgtacgccaaATGATACAATTactgtgtttggccgacaggccaacagatgacGGTAGTGTGTAAAGGTCAAACACAAACAAACACGATGCGAGTGCTGCGGGTGGCAGATTGCCaacctaccatatttttaaattgaccgttaaaaaggtggtcgatagacagtgatgagagtgtgacgtctgtttgtctgtggtaatactAACGTCATAAATGtcttgaagaatccttgaaattaACAATAAATATTATCTATATAAGCCTATTTCCCATACAAATTAGCCAACTTCAAAGAGCTATCTCCGCCAATTCTTTTCATTTtgtctgtgacgaactacaaattacctcgattttcgaaaattattgaaaaaaatgtgtggaagctgttgattcaaaagttacagataggttgaattttaacaaaacaaaatgcaccaagacacaaagtaatgtagcttagcttagactgactacacatatcaatggttgctattccgtgattgaccgaagtcagtgaaaatgcacaaataatcaactagaagttcggctgcgattggccataatcttcttcagtgtgcataattcagtgcctctatttatacagggtcaataacggcgccggccacgtccttgcagtcaggtgggattgggggaaggaatgttagtgtgtaacctttgctatttggagaccgtttTTTACTCTACATCTccgcaaaggttactgggaggaatGTTTGCTAATGAGGAgtatcgttgggtcaaaggattcactttgataagcgattaaaccatgataaataattatttgtgagatataaacatgcttatacagttaactctcccttactcgatattccgtatctcgatatcgagttagagaaccatagtgaaagttacttttcatggctaactcgatggtcccttagatcgcagttgcatttgttttgtgttctgtaactcgatacctccctaactcgatggtcccttcaatatcgagtaagggagagatgactgtatgtaaatataatatttttatttgatatgaaaaatttctatgtagagaaaaataatgtcgacacttgacgtgaggaaccattcaaagtttgttgaacaaatacctaaatgtaacattcctacagctgtcaggacaaaagcatattatattttacttatatggaaagtaaaaacaaactttattggctggaacatcatagaacactcttatgccgacacATACAGTAACGAAtgattcatagtttgttgaataaagtgaacctttcgcaagtctacacttgtagtgtcgaaccattcaaagttttttttttaattacaaaaacgaAGGTAAAAataaaggggtgttttgaaaaaaatatataaataaaacattaaCAATTTATGAATTAGAGTTCACACGAGTTtacgacactcacagtgacgaaccattcatagtttgttgaaaaaatatatttacgaATATCGAAAGtcttatgaactttgttgataagtatatTATACGCATTAAGTTTGAGTTTTgcggcaaattaagcaaataaattgccatacaagctggaaaacttgcatgcaagttatctcaaaaagtcaaattttgcattttcaatagccaatattccaaaaactagacgtgctatgatattttttcaaaccttaattaaataaatagtggtattttggccCTTGAggcaaaatcgtgttccgcagtgttaggaataaaagcatgaaacgagctcacaaattgatccgtcatccttgactgagcagtcacaatccactttcaacttcactcgtttgctcggctatacaaaagaactcagaaaaaagaagCTCGCGATCCGAGTAAAACAAACTGACATTGCTCGGGCTTTCTCCACGctctgcccggcagaaaagaacgcgcaACTTGAGAGGGAAAAATCAGACGATTGCTGGGCTTTCTcaacgcactgcccagcaaaaaaaaacgtgCACGCGCAACTCGAGAGGTAAAAAACTCGGAACAAGACACAAAGTGATGTACGATGAACTACGCGTCGAATCATCTTTGCTCATTGAGTGATAAGGAACATTTGCGCCGAAAACACCAAAATGATACGACGATCAGTTTGTCTGCTGATACATCGctttggtgattttttttgtcaaaatttaaactatctgtaacttttgaatcaataattttcacatAACTTTTTCAATAGATATCAATAATTGaagtaatttgtagttcgtcacagaaaataTGAGAAATTGAGAAAACGACgaagatatagctctctgaagttaaCCACTTTGTGTGGGAAAACGGCTttcgtgcattttatatgtacaTATGTTGTTTGATGTATCTACCACAGATTATGTGTAATGattcgattgaaatttcatcagttttcCGCCAATGATCTTGCCAGCAAAACTATTGGTAAACTCGAAACGAATCtattcagaaattcttcgaaGGATTTGTTCAAAGATCTTCAAGCATACTTCCACGAATGCTTTTAGGAAGTTTTCTAGGATTCCACAGCGTGCTATTtaagaattttctcaagaatcttACCAAGAagccaaaaaatcttccaagcacgttttcaagattttgtaaaattccTACATTATTTTGACAAGAATCTTCTTTCAAGGCACATCTAGGATTTTATCTGAGAATTCTTACTTCCATCAAGGGGTCAAACGACCTCAAATTCATAGTTTCTATACCTCTCGAATCCTTTTCGAATAATTATTCTAATAGTGTGCATGAAACCTAGTACTGTGAAAGACCATCCTTAATCTAATACCGAGAGCGTTAAAGCAGTCAAAACTTTGCTTTGTCGTTCACGGTAATTTAAAAGAGTTTGTTTGATGGCGTTCCCATTGACTGGCGGATTTCCCTTGTCCAGTTCGTGGAGGAGGAATTCCTCCTCTAAGAAATCCGAccacaagaatttctccaagcattTCCTacgcagaaagaaaaatccatgtaaatttcagcgtaaaatcatgcacataaagggattGCCAGATTTgccgcaaatttacatgacacatcgtgtaaaattacatcaacatcatgtaaattaaTGCGAATTATCGTGTAACCGGTTGGAGTCCATGATAGATTACATGAtgtatagcggaaacttacatgatgttattgtaattttacgcgatatgacgtgtaaatttgcgacatatccagcattcccttcatgtgcatgattctacgctgaaatttacttggatttttctttctgtgtaggaTTTTATAACATATTCGTCGCCCTAAAATTCCGATTCAAGTATTTCTTGTTGAATTACTACAGAAAATACAGAAAGTGGAAATTAATCTAGAGAATAACTCAGGGAAACTGCTAtattatttcacaaaacatttttaagattttttcaacgAATATCAACAATGCATCAACGAATAAGCATCAAAGGACATTTCTTTCGCTATCACTCCAGTTGAGATGATCATGAGATTCTGGCATTAATTCTCCCTCCAATATTTTCCTGAAGAATTTATCATGCCCTTCTACTAGCAGCGTCATATTTTcaccctgaaaaaaaatttaaatcggaataacttttttatttttcaatattttagcacaatttttccacaagttttcaaaaaccaCTCCTACTTTGCTGGATTCAAAGATATTCCTAAATGCGTTGGGGAACCGACGCGTAGTCATatcccacgtaaatatctcaggttaCAACATTTTTCTCTTGTTCGGCTATTAGTTTTTGGAAACAATGCACTGATGaggttttttttgtgaaaaaataaaacaaatcggTGCACACGTTTTTGAGTAGGTAATGGCTTCTGGTACCACCCGACCGGAAAAgaacttaaaaatttcaaaaacatcgttaggGTAGATTTTAGCCagcctttgaaaaaatcttattaaaaaTGAGATGGGAAGCCCTATTTATACTAACAATGTGTCATacgcaagctttcaatccatattatgaaTAAAGAATATCGGAACTCTGCTGAAACCAGCaatttgctttgaaaatctcgttgatGTGTTTTGGCCAGAGATTTAT
It contains:
- the LOC5571072 gene encoding uncharacterized protein LOC5571072; the encoded protein is MVQKPIVLRRLSAHLQKFIVNLFETTSAHGLRHLVHYGVHTIERLVWISCISIGIFGVVALAQRIWNRYQTSPVVISMDRNMYFWNTSFPSLTVCSHRRIDERKVEQYIEDHPDKFSGDGDPEDFKEFIIKLANASYDTFLDLPMHNSYGIPSSDYLDLIYNLSWPFQPLISTGTTLHLELQPTITELGLCLSVNSKVAEYSSYHYWKNYRWDIIPSKPTVVVHPLDGEVYGQLIKLENSYEVYFHGYMEVPEVSKRRYSFLEAFYTTVELLALEIKTSPQAIELSVSQRKCRFTHEAEVLQFSPVYSYNLCRMECRMRLAVKYCGCVPYFYRHVDDINRDQIHSRENMYAYA